A single Prevotella sp. E15-22 DNA region contains:
- a CDS encoding esterase-like activity of phytase family protein, with amino-acid sequence MNRILIIAALFVVPLFISAQRQQQFHKDLAKGNYSGICALGDGRYAMVDDKAQTDGFRLVHITIDSIRQRITAVCDLGYRSCGLPNRDMEDICYRPSSKTLYICGEADNEVYEYDLDGQRTGQKLAIPANIKKAKQNAGLEALTYDTCQNLFYTMTEQPLPGENTIRLLAFDDNLKLKHTYYYEPDVPTNRKQIYGISALCALGDGRLLVMERQIWVPKLKVGAKTVTRIYEVMPSDEEHFLKKKLVTEFRTRLSITSHKFANFEGLCQVSPNLLLLIADSQNQYKGVLRDWFRLEILKL; translated from the coding sequence ATGAACAGAATTCTTATCATAGCGGCACTCTTCGTAGTGCCGCTATTCATTTCAGCTCAACGTCAGCAGCAGTTTCACAAAGACCTGGCCAAGGGTAACTACAGCGGTATCTGCGCCTTGGGCGACGGCCGATATGCCATGGTCGACGACAAGGCACAAACAGACGGCTTTCGATTAGTGCATATCACCATCGACAGTATACGACAACGCATCACGGCAGTATGCGACCTGGGCTATCGCTCCTGCGGACTACCTAACCGCGATATGGAAGATATCTGTTATAGACCCTCTTCCAAAACTCTCTATATCTGTGGCGAAGCTGACAATGAAGTCTATGAATACGATCTTGACGGACAACGTACGGGCCAAAAACTAGCCATCCCTGCTAACATTAAGAAGGCAAAGCAGAATGCAGGACTAGAAGCACTGACTTATGACACCTGTCAAAATCTGTTCTATACCATGACCGAGCAACCCCTTCCAGGCGAGAATACCATCCGACTATTGGCATTCGATGATAATCTAAAACTGAAACATACGTATTACTATGAGCCCGACGTGCCCACCAACCGCAAACAAATCTATGGAATTTCAGCACTTTGTGCCCTAGGTGATGGCCGCCTTCTAGTGATGGAACGCCAAATCTGGGTACCAAAGCTAAAAGTGGGCGCTAAAACGGTAACGCGCATCTATGAAGTAATGCCCAGTGATGAAGAACACTTTCTAAAAAAGAAACTGGTGACGGAGTTCCGCACACGGCTCTCCATCACCAGTCATAAGTTTGCAAATTTCGAAGGACTCTGTCAGGTATCACCCAACTTGCTACTCCTAATCGCTGACTCACAGAATCAGTACAAGGGTGTGTTGCGCGACTGGTTTCGACTAGAAATCCTGAAACTTTAA